One region of Algihabitans albus genomic DNA includes:
- a CDS encoding hydrolase, with amino-acid sequence MPSSRPAAQPSSPSTSLLAAESSALLVVDVQEKLAPAIAGGAAALERIGLVLEAALALQVPVLASEQYPQGLGPTVPDLSARLPESLRIAKTHFSCLREARFAERWFALGRRQVLICGMEAHVCVLQTALDFAAAGIETFILADGIGSRRDANRQLALQRLAMAGVMPLPAESAVFEWLGDSDNSAFRSLIARIRDSGH; translated from the coding sequence ATGCCCTCATCGAGACCCGCCGCTCAGCCGTCGTCCCCGTCAACTTCGCTTCTGGCTGCCGAGTCCTCGGCGCTGCTGGTGGTCGACGTGCAGGAAAAGCTTGCTCCCGCCATCGCCGGAGGCGCGGCCGCACTCGAGCGCATCGGTTTGGTTCTGGAGGCCGCCCTGGCGCTGCAGGTGCCCGTTCTCGCCAGCGAGCAATATCCCCAGGGTCTTGGGCCCACGGTTCCGGACCTGTCGGCACGGCTGCCCGAGAGCTTGCGCATCGCAAAGACTCATTTCTCCTGCCTGCGCGAAGCGCGTTTTGCCGAGCGCTGGTTCGCACTGGGCCGCCGCCAGGTGCTGATCTGCGGCATGGAAGCTCATGTCTGTGTCCTACAGACCGCCCTCGACTTCGCCGCAGCCGGAATTGAAACCTTTATCCTGGCAGATGGCATCGGCAGCCGACGGGACGCCAATCGCCAGCTTGCGCTCCAGCGCCTGGCCATGGCGGGCGTCATGCCCCTGCCGGCGGAATCGGCGGTCTTCGAGTGGCTGGGGGACTCCGACAACTCAGCCTTCCGGTCCTTGATCGCCCGTATCAGGGATAGCGGCCACTAA
- a CDS encoding Lrp/AsnC ligand binding domain-containing protein: protein MQTIFIQIKCELGRAYEVADALVQGVEQVSEVHSTSGQYDLLVKCYLPSDLDIGHFVNESVQRLPGIKDTFTLIAFKAFA from the coding sequence ATGCAGACGATCTTCATTCAAATCAAATGCGAGCTCGGGCGCGCGTACGAAGTCGCGGACGCCCTGGTGCAGGGCGTCGAGCAGGTCTCCGAGGTTCACTCGACCTCCGGCCAATACGACCTGCTGGTCAAATGCTACCTGCCCAGCGATCTGGACATCGGTCATTTCGTCAATGAGTCGGTTCAGCGCCTGCCCGGCATCAAAGACACCTTCACCCTGATCGCCTTCAAAGCCTTCGCCTGA
- a CDS encoding NfeD family protein encodes MTFVWWHWVALGVILIGAELALPGLVLLWFGIGALLVGVLLTLAPELALSWQIAIFAATSVLATLLSRLWLRRFGGSGGAPSLNRPDEGLAGRVFRLDAPIEFGSGHLWIGDVRWRIVGPDLPAGKKVRVVAWDKVAAALTVEPAVTETPTQSKTGLSDGTP; translated from the coding sequence ATGACCTTCGTCTGGTGGCATTGGGTGGCGCTCGGAGTGATCTTGATCGGTGCCGAACTGGCACTGCCCGGGTTGGTCCTGCTCTGGTTCGGTATCGGCGCTCTGCTCGTCGGCGTGCTCTTGACGCTCGCTCCCGAACTGGCTCTGAGCTGGCAGATCGCGATCTTCGCGGCGACCTCGGTTCTGGCGACTTTGCTCTCGCGCCTCTGGTTGCGCCGCTTCGGCGGCAGCGGCGGAGCGCCAAGCCTGAATCGGCCCGACGAAGGCTTGGCCGGACGCGTGTTCCGGCTGGACGCCCCGATCGAGTTCGGCTCCGGCCACCTTTGGATCGGCGATGTCCGCTGGCGAATTGTCGGGCCCGATCTACCGGCCGGCAAGAAGGTCCGTGTCGTCGCTTGGGACAAGGTGGCGGCGGCTTTGACGGTTGAGCCGGCCGTGACGGAGACGCCGACGCAATCCAAGACCGGCCTATCCGACGGGACGCCTTAG
- a CDS encoding alpha/beta fold hydrolase — MSDRPVLALLPGLLCDAALWRPQIEGLADFAEPRVADLTRDDSIAAMARRCLADLPERFALAGLSMGGYVALEMFRTAPERVTRLALLNTRATADTAEDRQRRGDLLALADRGQFKGVTRQLLPRLIHQDRLQDEALTSVIYAMAETVGRAGFIRQQRAIMRRDDMRPLLPTIRVPTLVAVGRQDALTPPAMAMELAAGIPDARLDVLEHCGHLTTLERPDETTAALRRWLGS; from the coding sequence GTGAGCGACAGGCCCGTTCTCGCACTGCTGCCCGGATTGCTTTGCGACGCCGCACTCTGGAGACCGCAAATCGAAGGTTTGGCCGATTTCGCCGAACCCAGGGTCGCGGACCTGACCCGAGACGACTCTATTGCGGCCATGGCCCGACGTTGCCTCGCTGACCTGCCGGAGCGCTTCGCTCTGGCCGGCCTCTCGATGGGCGGCTACGTGGCGCTTGAGATGTTCCGGACCGCACCCGAGCGGGTGACTCGCCTGGCGCTGCTGAACACGCGGGCGACCGCCGATACGGCGGAGGACCGGCAGCGTCGCGGGGATCTCCTGGCGTTGGCCGACCGCGGCCAGTTCAAGGGCGTGACACGACAGCTTTTGCCACGCCTGATCCACCAGGACAGGCTGCAAGACGAGGCCCTGACCTCCGTCATCTACGCGATGGCCGAAACCGTCGGCCGTGCCGGCTTCATCCGCCAGCAAAGGGCGATCATGCGGCGCGACGACATGCGGCCGCTTCTGCCAACGATCCGCGTGCCGACGCTCGTGGCGGTCGGCCGGCAAGACGCGCTGACGCCTCCGGCCATGGCCATGGAATTGGCCGCGGGTATTCCGGACGCGCGTCTGGATGTCCTGGAGCACTGCGGTCATCTCACGACCCTGGAGCGACCGGACGAAACCACCGCCGCCCTGCGCCGTTGGCTCGGGAGCTAG
- a CDS encoding DEAD/DEAH box helicase: protein MTFEELGLSPEVLRAVAEAGYETPTPIQETAIPYVLMGRDVMGVAQTGTGKTASFTLPMIDILASGRAKARMPRSLILEPTRELAAQVGENFEKYGKYTRLTHALLIGGGSFKDQQALLERGVDVLIATPGRLLDLFERGNILLADTKTLVIDEADRMLDMGFIPDVERIVKLLPPLRQTLFFSATMAPEIRKLTEAFLMNPKEIRVAPPASPAANVTQRLVRCGSEPKHKRAALRDLIDRAGDGLGSGLIFCNRKRDVGIVYRSLQRHGYDAAELHGDMAQPARMETLDRFKKGEIRLLVCSDVAARGLDIPKVSHVFNFDVPSNAEDYVHRIGRTGRAGRSGEAFTLVTRLDFKLLSAIEKLIGSKILDEEAGEAEPGQVAARESETPVAETGPAETGAAEETTVDAAPAEERSSRRSGRRRGGRGRRKTGSADAPSVAAETIEAVEAASGDQANSGALNAAAQRSAEAGAQRARRRRGDAAPSDEAGQGRQGESPRRPEPATENRAETARPETRTLPPEARDTAFGADIPAFLLKRVPLTASS, encoded by the coding sequence ATGACCTTCGAAGAGCTCGGACTGAGCCCAGAGGTGTTGCGCGCCGTTGCCGAGGCCGGCTACGAGACGCCTACGCCTATTCAAGAAACCGCGATTCCTTACGTGCTGATGGGCCGTGACGTCATGGGCGTCGCGCAGACCGGAACCGGCAAGACCGCCTCCTTCACCTTACCGATGATCGATATCCTGGCGAGCGGCCGTGCCAAGGCGCGGATGCCGCGCTCGCTCATCCTGGAGCCGACACGTGAGCTGGCCGCCCAGGTGGGCGAGAATTTCGAGAAGTACGGAAAGTACACGCGCCTGACTCACGCCTTGCTGATCGGCGGCGGATCTTTCAAGGATCAACAGGCTCTGCTGGAGCGCGGCGTTGATGTTCTGATCGCCACGCCCGGCCGCCTGCTCGACCTCTTCGAGCGCGGCAACATCCTGCTGGCCGACACCAAGACGCTGGTGATCGACGAAGCGGACCGGATGCTCGATATGGGCTTCATCCCGGACGTCGAGCGCATCGTGAAGCTCTTGCCGCCGCTCCGGCAGACGCTCTTCTTCTCCGCCACCATGGCGCCCGAGATCCGCAAGCTGACCGAAGCCTTCCTGATGAACCCGAAGGAGATCAGGGTGGCTCCGCCGGCTTCGCCGGCAGCCAACGTGACGCAACGCCTGGTGCGATGCGGTTCAGAGCCCAAGCACAAGCGGGCCGCCCTGCGCGATCTGATCGACCGGGCCGGCGACGGCTTGGGTAGCGGTCTGATCTTCTGCAACCGCAAGCGCGACGTCGGTATCGTCTACCGTTCGCTTCAGCGCCACGGCTACGACGCGGCCGAGCTTCACGGCGACATGGCGCAGCCGGCGCGCATGGAGACCCTGGATCGCTTCAAGAAGGGCGAAATTCGCTTGCTGGTCTGCTCCGACGTGGCGGCGCGCGGCCTGGACATTCCCAAGGTCAGCCATGTCTTCAACTTCGACGTGCCCAGCAATGCGGAGGACTACGTTCACCGGATCGGCCGCACGGGCCGCGCAGGCCGCAGCGGCGAAGCCTTTACCCTCGTAACCCGTCTTGACTTCAAACTTCTATCCGCGATCGAAAAACTGATCGGGAGCAAGATTTTGGATGAAGAGGCGGGCGAGGCAGAACCTGGCCAAGTAGCCGCGCGCGAAAGCGAGACGCCTGTTGCGGAAACAGGCCCGGCCGAGACGGGCGCCGCCGAGGAAACGACGGTCGATGCCGCTCCCGCCGAAGAACGCAGCAGCCGCCGGAGCGGACGCCGCCGCGGCGGACGCGGACGCCGTAAGACCGGCAGCGCCGATGCGCCAAGCGTAGCGGCGGAGACCATTGAGGCCGTGGAGGCAGCGTCCGGGGATCAGGCCAATTCCGGCGCGCTCAATGCCGCCGCTCAGCGCTCGGCCGAAGCCGGCGCTCAACGGGCACGCCGCCGTCGCGGCGACGCCGCCCCTAGCGACGAAGCAGGTCAGGGACGCCAAGGCGAGTCTCCCCGCCGGCCCGAGCCGGCGACGGAGAACAGGGCCGAGACGGCACGTCCGGAAACACGAACTTTACCGCCCGAGGCCAGAGACACGGCCTTTGGTGCCGACATACCGGCCTTCCTGCTCAAGCGCGTTCCGCTGACCGCCAGCAGCTGA
- the parE gene encoding DNA topoisomerase IV subunit B, translated as MADLFQTAQTQDSYTAADIEVLEGLEPVRRRPGMYVGGTDERALHHLVAELLDNSMDEAVAGHASRIELELGGGNQVTVSDNGRGIPIDPHPKFKDKSALEVILTTLHSGAKFSQKAYETSGGLHGVGLSVVNALAEELQVEVARDRKLWRQVFRKGTPQTRLENVGGAPNRRGTTISFLPDPTIFGANAQFSPARLYKMARSKAYLYRGVEIRWKCAADLIAEGDSTPTEATLHFPDGLKDFLTASLGKRKTFVPEPFAGEAQFPDGQGRVEWAVAWPADEEGFASSYCNTVPTPEGGTHEQGLRSALLRGAKAYGELIGIKKTGQLTAEDVLGGAFQLLSLFIREPQFQGQTKEKLATAEATRLVENVVKDHFEHWLSARPDEARRLLERFVERAEERLRRRQERELKRQTATRKLRLPGKLTDCSRTTAEGTEVFLVEGDSAGGSAKQARARETQAVLPLRGKILNVASASADKLKANQEINDIQLALGCGTRAHFDLDKLRYERVVIMTDADVDGAHIASLLITFFFQEMPDLVAAGRLYLAQPPLYRLTAGGVTRYARDDAHREELLASDFKGKSKVEVSRFKGLGEMPAVQLRETTMSPKTRTLLRVVVNDATDPDPLGEERLARERVDHLMGRKPELRFAFIQENARFVTADELDV; from the coding sequence ATGGCCGATCTCTTCCAAACCGCCCAGACGCAAGACAGCTACACCGCCGCCGATATCGAGGTCCTGGAGGGTCTGGAACCGGTACGCCGCCGGCCCGGCATGTACGTGGGCGGCACCGACGAGCGCGCGCTGCATCACCTGGTGGCCGAACTGCTCGACAATTCGATGGACGAGGCCGTCGCCGGGCATGCCAGCCGCATCGAACTCGAACTGGGGGGCGGCAACCAGGTCACGGTGAGCGACAACGGCCGTGGCATTCCGATCGACCCGCATCCGAAGTTCAAAGACAAGTCGGCGTTGGAGGTCATTCTCACGACTCTGCATTCTGGCGCCAAGTTCAGCCAGAAGGCCTACGAGACTTCGGGCGGACTGCACGGCGTCGGCCTGTCGGTCGTCAATGCTCTGGCCGAGGAGTTGCAGGTCGAGGTCGCCCGCGACCGAAAGCTCTGGCGCCAGGTCTTCCGGAAGGGCACCCCGCAGACCCGGCTCGAGAACGTCGGCGGCGCGCCGAATCGTCGAGGCACGACCATCAGCTTTCTGCCGGATCCGACGATCTTCGGGGCGAACGCGCAGTTCTCGCCGGCACGCCTCTACAAAATGGCGCGGTCCAAGGCCTACCTCTACCGCGGTGTGGAAATCCGCTGGAAATGCGCAGCGGACCTGATCGCCGAGGGCGACAGCACACCGACGGAGGCCACCCTTCACTTTCCGGACGGTCTAAAGGATTTCCTGACCGCCAGTCTCGGTAAGCGCAAGACTTTCGTTCCGGAGCCCTTCGCAGGCGAAGCGCAGTTCCCGGACGGTCAGGGACGAGTCGAATGGGCCGTCGCCTGGCCGGCCGACGAAGAGGGTTTCGCTTCCAGCTACTGCAACACCGTCCCGACGCCGGAAGGCGGCACCCACGAACAGGGGCTGCGATCCGCTCTGCTGCGCGGCGCCAAGGCTTACGGCGAGCTGATCGGCATAAAGAAAACCGGCCAACTCACCGCCGAGGACGTCTTGGGCGGCGCCTTCCAACTGCTCTCGCTCTTCATCCGCGAGCCGCAGTTCCAAGGTCAGACCAAGGAGAAGCTCGCCACGGCCGAGGCCACACGCCTGGTCGAGAACGTGGTTAAGGATCATTTCGAGCATTGGCTCTCGGCCCGGCCGGACGAAGCGCGGCGGCTGCTCGAGCGTTTCGTCGAGCGCGCCGAGGAGCGTCTGCGCCGACGGCAGGAACGCGAGCTGAAGCGCCAGACGGCGACCCGCAAACTGCGCCTGCCCGGTAAGTTGACGGACTGCAGCCGCACCACGGCGGAAGGCACCGAAGTCTTCCTGGTGGAGGGCGATTCGGCCGGGGGATCGGCCAAGCAGGCGCGTGCGCGCGAGACTCAAGCCGTGCTGCCTTTGCGCGGTAAGATTCTCAACGTCGCCAGCGCCTCGGCCGACAAGTTGAAAGCCAATCAGGAAATCAACGACATTCAGTTGGCGCTCGGTTGCGGCACGCGCGCCCACTTCGATCTCGACAAGCTGCGCTACGAGCGGGTCGTTATCATGACCGACGCCGATGTCGACGGCGCCCATATCGCAAGCCTGCTCATCACCTTCTTCTTTCAGGAAATGCCGGACCTGGTCGCGGCCGGACGGCTCTACCTGGCACAGCCGCCGCTCTACCGTCTGACAGCCGGCGGAGTGACCCGCTACGCCCGCGACGACGCCCATCGGGAGGAACTGCTGGCCAGCGACTTCAAGGGCAAGTCGAAGGTGGAGGTCAGTCGCTTCAAGGGCCTCGGCGAAATGCCGGCGGTGCAGTTGCGCGAGACGACGATGAGCCCCAAAACCCGCACGCTGCTGCGCGTGGTGGTGAACGACGCCACCGACCCCGATCCGCTTGGCGAAGAACGACTGGCGCGCGAGCGGGTCGACCATTTGATGGGCCGCAAGCCGGAACTGCGTTTCGCCTTCATTCAGGAGAACGCGCGCTTCGTGACGGCGGACGAATTGGACGTCTGA
- a CDS encoding SPFH domain-containing protein, which translates to MVIDGFLIFVIVATILVVGLVLLSARVVPQGFEYTVERFGRWRGTLQPGLHFIVPVVDTIGRNISVMETVLNIPSQSVITRDNAEVEVDAVVFYRVVDSAKAAYQVDKLEAAIENLAMTNIRTVLGSLEMDQALSEREAMNRKLLSVIDEATSTWGVQVRRVEIRDISPPQNLVAAMSRQMEAERHRRAEVTLAEGKKAAAILEAEGRREAAFRDAEARERSAEAEAKSTQLVSDAIQAGDAQALQYFVGQQYVEALKAFAGSPNQKVLLMPLETTGVLGSLAGVAELLRDSLTADESGAPRRRGRSALPTSGDPSGQA; encoded by the coding sequence ATGGTCATCGACGGTTTCTTGATCTTCGTCATCGTCGCCACGATCCTGGTGGTCGGTCTGGTTCTGCTCAGTGCCCGGGTCGTTCCCCAGGGGTTCGAGTACACCGTCGAGCGCTTCGGCCGCTGGCGCGGCACCCTGCAGCCAGGCCTTCATTTCATCGTCCCTGTCGTCGATACGATCGGTCGCAATATCAGTGTGATGGAGACTGTTTTGAATATTCCGTCTCAGTCCGTGATCACACGCGACAACGCCGAGGTCGAAGTCGATGCCGTGGTCTTCTACCGGGTCGTGGATTCGGCTAAGGCCGCCTATCAGGTCGACAAGTTGGAAGCGGCGATCGAGAACCTGGCCATGACCAACATTCGCACCGTGCTCGGCTCCCTGGAGATGGACCAGGCGCTGTCGGAGCGGGAGGCGATGAACCGCAAGCTGCTGTCCGTTATCGACGAAGCGACGAGCACCTGGGGCGTACAGGTGCGCCGGGTCGAGATCCGGGACATCTCGCCGCCCCAGAACCTCGTTGCCGCGATGTCGCGACAGATGGAGGCGGAGCGTCACCGCCGTGCGGAGGTCACGCTCGCCGAGGGCAAGAAGGCTGCGGCCATTCTGGAGGCCGAAGGCCGGCGGGAAGCGGCCTTCCGCGACGCCGAGGCGCGCGAGCGTTCAGCCGAAGCCGAGGCGAAGTCGACGCAGTTGGTCTCGGATGCGATCCAGGCCGGCGATGCCCAGGCTTTGCAGTACTTTGTCGGCCAGCAGTACGTCGAGGCCCTGAAGGCCTTCGCCGGCTCGCCGAACCAGAAGGTTCTGCTCATGCCGCTCGAGACCACCGGTGTGCTCGGCAGCTTGGCCGGTGTCGCCGAGTTGCTGCGCGACAGCCTGACGGCGGACGAGTCGGGAGCGCCGCGCCGCCGCGGCCGCAGCGCTCTTCCGACCTCCGGCGACCCTTCCGGCCAGGCTTGA